A stretch of Allostreptomyces psammosilenae DNA encodes these proteins:
- a CDS encoding ABC transporter permease produces the protein MSASASGGSLRRYVLTRIALAIPMVLILLTMVFVLMRVAPGDPITASVGGRLTPEQIAERRAAAGWDRPLIVQYWEYLRSVVTLDFGTTISDSRSVRDIIVENGGATLTLTLGALLVALLLGLPLGLLAGRLRDTGFDVAVRLFGILTYATPVFFVGLLAQLAFGSVLPVSGQASPFVQVGIEPVTRILLVDAMIAGDWNAVGDILTHLVLPACTLGLLTVGVFVRMIRVNVIQTLRADYVEAARARGVREGAVLVRHAFRNALVPVVTVLGLQVAMLLGGAVLTETTFNWPGIGLELIEYINQRDYVAVQGIVTVFALVVVVISMLIDFVNALIDPRVRY, from the coding sequence ATGAGCGCATCCGCCTCCGGTGGCTCCCTGCGCCGCTACGTCCTCACCAGGATCGCCCTCGCGATCCCCATGGTGCTCATCCTGCTCACGATGGTGTTCGTGCTGATGCGGGTTGCCCCCGGCGACCCCATCACCGCCTCCGTCGGCGGTCGCCTCACACCCGAGCAGATCGCCGAGCGGCGCGCAGCCGCGGGCTGGGACCGGCCGCTGATCGTCCAGTACTGGGAGTACCTGCGCAGCGTCGTCACGCTGGACTTCGGCACCACCATCTCGGACAGCCGCAGCGTCCGCGACATCATCGTGGAGAACGGCGGAGCCACCCTCACGCTCACCCTCGGGGCGCTCCTCGTCGCCCTGCTGCTCGGCCTGCCGCTGGGCCTGCTCGCCGGCCGGCTCCGCGACACCGGCTTCGACGTCGCCGTCCGGCTGTTCGGCATCCTGACCTACGCCACACCGGTCTTCTTCGTCGGCCTGCTCGCCCAGCTCGCCTTCGGCTCGGTGCTGCCGGTCTCCGGACAGGCGTCGCCGTTCGTCCAGGTCGGCATCGAGCCGGTCACCCGGATCCTGCTGGTGGACGCCATGATCGCCGGCGACTGGAACGCCGTCGGGGACATCCTCACCCACCTGGTGCTGCCGGCCTGCACCCTCGGGCTGCTCACCGTCGGCGTGTTCGTCCGGATGATCCGGGTCAACGTGATCCAGACGCTGCGCGCCGACTACGTCGAGGCCGCCCGGGCCCGCGGCGTCCGGGAGGGCGCGGTGCTGGTCCGCCACGCCTTCCGCAACGCGCTGGTGCCGGTGGTCACCGTCCTCGGCCTCCAGGTCGCCATGCTGCTCGGCGGCGCGGTGCTCACCGAGACGACCTTCAACTGGCCCGGCATCGGGCTGGAGCTGATCGAGTACATCAACCAGCGCGACTACGTGGCGGTGCAGGGCATCGTCACCGTCTTCGCCCTGGTCGTGGTCGTGATCAGCATGCTCATCGACTTCGTCAACGCGCTGATCGACCCGAGGGTGCGGTACTGA
- a CDS encoding ABC transporter permease, whose translation MAQTQPARTAPTEALATATPGGAVPPPVAVKVRPGRFATLRRMFAPIGQAHGLARVMLWTGIAISAFFVVLAVFAPLIAPYDFDQYSADGQRFPKQAEPGGDHLFGTTVQSLDVLSRVVYGARTALEVMALAVALSLFLGVLLGLVAGYVGGWLDRVLVLVMDALFAFPYLLLAIVAAFMFSGIAGGGVVTAAFAITVVYIPQYFRVVRSSTLSAREALYVEAARAMGARPRTVVTRYLFANVVQSVPVIATMNAADAISTLAGLGFLGYGIQPTEAAEWGYDLQRAITDVGAGMWWTALFPGLAIVLVILGFTLVGEGLNDTLNPTMRVRRRIRVTLPKPTPRPVLQAPAEPEEPSAPAASEPAAPAAIPAPAVAAEPAVAAEPAVAAGTSPAAAEGGPEPTAEPDSQDRR comes from the coding sequence ATGGCACAGACGCAACCCGCCCGCACCGCCCCCACCGAGGCCCTGGCCACGGCCACGCCCGGGGGCGCCGTGCCGCCCCCGGTGGCGGTCAAGGTCCGCCCCGGCCGCTTCGCGACGCTGCGCCGGATGTTCGCCCCGATCGGGCAGGCGCACGGCCTGGCCCGGGTCATGCTGTGGACCGGCATCGCGATCAGCGCCTTCTTCGTGGTGCTGGCCGTCTTCGCGCCGCTGATCGCGCCCTACGACTTCGACCAGTACTCCGCCGACGGGCAGCGCTTCCCCAAGCAGGCCGAACCCGGCGGCGACCACCTGTTCGGCACCACCGTGCAGTCCCTCGACGTGCTCTCCCGGGTGGTCTACGGCGCGCGCACCGCGCTGGAGGTCATGGCCCTCGCGGTGGCGCTGTCGCTCTTCCTCGGCGTGCTGCTCGGACTGGTCGCCGGGTACGTCGGCGGCTGGCTGGACCGCGTCCTGGTGCTGGTCATGGACGCCCTGTTCGCCTTCCCCTACCTGCTGCTGGCCATCGTGGCCGCCTTCATGTTCTCCGGCATCGCCGGCGGCGGGGTGGTCACCGCGGCCTTCGCGATCACGGTGGTCTACATCCCGCAGTACTTCCGGGTGGTGCGCTCCTCCACGCTCTCGGCCCGGGAGGCGCTCTACGTCGAGGCCGCCCGGGCCATGGGGGCCCGGCCGCGCACGGTGGTCACCCGGTACCTGTTCGCCAACGTCGTGCAGTCCGTGCCGGTCATCGCGACGATGAACGCCGCCGACGCCATCTCCACGCTCGCCGGCCTGGGCTTCCTCGGCTACGGCATCCAGCCCACCGAGGCCGCCGAGTGGGGCTACGACCTGCAGCGGGCCATCACCGACGTGGGCGCCGGGATGTGGTGGACGGCCCTGTTCCCGGGCCTGGCCATCGTGCTGGTGATCCTCGGCTTCACGCTGGTCGGCGAGGGCCTCAACGACACCCTCAACCCCACCATGCGGGTGCGCCGCCGGATCCGGGTCACCCTGCCGAAGCCCACGCCGCGGCCGGTGCTCCAGGCGCCCGCCGAGCCGGAGGAGCCCTCCGCGCCCGCCGCCTCCGAGCCGGCGGCCCCCGCCGCGATCCCGGCACCCGCAGTGGCCGCCGAGCCGGCCGTGGCTGCCGAGCCCGCCGTGGCCGCCGGGACGTCACCCGCAGCCGCCGAGGGCGGCCCCGAGCCCACCGCCGAGCCCGACTCCCAGGACCGCCGATGA
- a CDS encoding ABC transporter ATP-binding protein: MSTAAHDPEAPAAPADPVLSVRDLRAWYGTPRGPVRAVDGVSFDLRPGETLGVVGESGCGKSSLGRAILGLLPPGSATDGAVDFRGTDLLGLSPRELRALRGPDLGLIFQEPMTRLNPLMRISEHFEEALRTHEPKLSAAEVRERSLEALRGMGIPPSRYHNHPHEFSGGMRQRIMIALALVLRPAFVVADEPTTALDVLVEAQIIQILADLRRGFDTALVLITHNLGIVAEACDRVAVMYAGRIVEQGEAREVFASPRHPYTRELLRSTISLTTTGLHSIPGAPPDLVRPPAGCRFHPRCPDAMRVCAAVEPPDVRLASGVRSACWQQAVRVPGALPAEYQENGREPLAAEEIRVADEA, from the coding sequence ATGAGTACCGCCGCGCACGACCCCGAGGCGCCCGCCGCCCCCGCCGACCCCGTGCTCTCCGTCCGCGACCTGCGCGCCTGGTACGGCACCCCCCGCGGACCGGTGCGCGCGGTGGACGGCGTCAGCTTCGACCTGCGCCCCGGCGAGACGCTCGGCGTCGTCGGCGAGTCCGGCTGCGGCAAGTCCAGCCTGGGCCGGGCCATCCTCGGCCTGCTGCCGCCCGGCTCCGCCACCGACGGCGCCGTCGACTTCCGCGGCACCGACCTGCTCGGCCTGTCCCCCCGCGAACTGCGCGCGCTGCGCGGCCCCGACCTCGGCCTGATCTTCCAGGAGCCGATGACCCGGCTCAACCCGCTGATGCGGATCAGCGAGCACTTCGAGGAGGCGCTCCGCACCCACGAGCCGAAACTTTCCGCCGCCGAGGTGCGGGAGCGGTCGCTGGAGGCACTGCGCGGCATGGGCATCCCGCCGAGCCGCTACCACAACCACCCCCACGAGTTCTCCGGGGGCATGCGGCAGCGGATCATGATCGCCCTCGCGCTGGTGCTCCGTCCCGCCTTCGTCGTCGCGGACGAGCCCACCACCGCGCTCGACGTCCTCGTCGAGGCGCAGATCATCCAGATCCTCGCCGACCTGCGCCGCGGCTTCGACACCGCCCTGGTGCTGATCACCCACAACCTGGGCATCGTGGCCGAGGCCTGCGACCGGGTGGCCGTGATGTACGCCGGCCGGATCGTCGAGCAGGGCGAGGCCCGCGAGGTCTTCGCCTCCCCGCGCCACCCCTACACCCGCGAGCTGCTGCGCTCCACCATCTCGCTCACCACCACCGGCCTGCACTCCATCCCCGGCGCGCCCCCCGACCTCGTCCGGCCCCCGGCCGGCTGCCGCTTCCACCCGCGCTGCCCCGACGCCATGCGGGTGTGCGCCGCCGTGGAACCGCCGGACGTCCGGCTGGCCTCGGGGGTGCGCAGCGCCTGCTGGCAGCAGGCCGTGCGCGTCCCCGGCGCCCTGCCCGCCGAGTACCAGGAGAACGGGCGCGAGCCGCTCGCCGCCGAGGAGATCCGCGTTGCCGACGAAGCCTGA
- a CDS encoding oligopeptide/dipeptide ABC transporter ATP-binding protein: protein MPTKPESPDTTPAPPAGGPDRAAAATGTTGPAGAAAEALIEVDDLSVHFAIRNGALQRLGIGDSGAVRAVDGVSLTLRRGEVLGLVGESGSGKTTLGRALLGLTRATSGSIRYDGQDLTRLPERRLRPLRRRLQMVFQDPHAALNPAMDIRTAVGHPLRIHGLAAPGPELDARVVDALERVGLSPAEQFLDKYPADLSGGQKQRVVLARAIIAGPELLVADEPISMLDMSVRAKILQLMLDLRRDLDLTYVYVTHDLASAKYFCDRIAIMYLGRIVEIGPTEQVFAEPRHPYTRALLAAVPEPDPARAVPRDLPRGEIPDAAHPPRGCSFHPRCPVAFERCGWEGRDLRALLERRWLQVPAEQYRAERALFADPDRIGTPPRGTRGEELSCDVAPARGHTAEELLALLRRVREEDSAREPREPFWRGVTGVREVEGRVRVEFAPAEEPELLPLAGHRTACHLHR, encoded by the coding sequence TTGCCGACGAAGCCTGAATCCCCCGACACCACCCCGGCCCCGCCGGCCGGTGGACCCGACCGCGCCGCGGCGGCCACCGGGACGACCGGGCCGGCCGGGGCCGCCGCCGAGGCGCTGATCGAGGTCGACGACCTCTCCGTGCACTTCGCCATCCGCAACGGGGCCCTGCAGCGGCTCGGCATCGGCGACTCCGGGGCGGTCCGCGCCGTCGACGGCGTCTCCCTCACCCTGCGCCGCGGCGAGGTGCTCGGCCTGGTCGGCGAGTCCGGCTCCGGCAAGACCACGCTGGGCCGGGCCCTGCTCGGCCTCACCCGGGCCACCTCGGGAAGCATCCGCTACGACGGCCAGGACCTCACCCGGCTCCCCGAACGCCGGCTGCGGCCGCTGCGCCGGCGCCTGCAGATGGTGTTCCAGGACCCGCACGCCGCCCTCAACCCCGCCATGGACATCCGCACCGCCGTCGGGCACCCGCTGCGGATCCACGGCCTGGCCGCGCCCGGGCCGGAGCTCGACGCCCGCGTCGTCGACGCCCTGGAACGCGTCGGCCTCAGCCCCGCCGAGCAGTTCCTGGACAAGTACCCCGCCGACCTCTCCGGCGGGCAGAAGCAGCGCGTGGTGCTCGCCCGCGCCATCATCGCCGGGCCGGAACTGCTGGTCGCCGACGAGCCCATCTCCATGCTGGACATGTCGGTGCGGGCCAAGATCCTCCAGCTGATGCTGGACCTGCGCCGGGACCTCGACCTCACCTACGTCTACGTCACCCACGACCTCGCCAGCGCCAAGTACTTCTGCGACCGCATCGCGATCATGTACCTGGGGCGCATCGTCGAGATCGGACCGACCGAGCAGGTGTTCGCCGAGCCCCGCCACCCCTACACCCGGGCGCTGCTCGCCGCCGTGCCGGAGCCGGACCCCGCTCGCGCCGTCCCCCGGGACCTGCCCCGCGGCGAGATCCCGGACGCCGCGCACCCGCCGCGCGGCTGCTCCTTCCACCCGCGCTGCCCCGTGGCCTTCGAGCGCTGCGGGTGGGAGGGCCGCGACCTGCGGGCGCTGCTGGAACGCCGCTGGCTCCAGGTGCCCGCCGAGCAGTACCGGGCCGAGCGGGCGCTGTTCGCCGACCCCGACCGGATCGGGACGCCGCCGCGCGGCACCAGGGGCGAGGAGCTGTCCTGCGACGTCGCCCCCGCCCGGGGGCACACCGCGGAGGAGCTGCTGGCCCTGCTGCGGCGGGTACGGGAGGAGGACTCCGCCCGGGAGCCGCGGGAGCCGTTCTGGCGCGGCGTCACCGGCGTGCGGGAGGTGGAGGGGCGGGTCCGGGTCGAGTTCGCCCCGGCCGAGGAGCCGGAGCTGCTTCCGCTCGCCGGCCACCGGACCGCCTGCCACTTGCACCGCTGA
- a CDS encoding response regulator, with translation MTIRVLLVDDQPLLRTGFRMILESEPDLAVVGEAGDGKQALELVRSLAPDVVLMDIRMPRMDGVEATRRLTAETPPSPARVLVLTTFDLDEYVVEAIRAGAAGFMLKDAPAEELVQAIRVVADGDAMLAPSVTRRLLDKFAGHLPSGAEETPPAELSSLTERELEVLKLVAKGLSNAEIARELFVSETTVKTHVGHVLTKLGLRDRVQAAVFAYESGLVRPGGH, from the coding sequence ATGACGATCCGGGTGCTGCTCGTCGACGACCAGCCGCTGCTGCGCACCGGATTCCGGATGATCCTGGAGTCCGAGCCGGACCTCGCGGTGGTGGGCGAGGCGGGGGACGGCAAGCAGGCGCTGGAACTGGTCCGCAGCCTCGCGCCCGACGTGGTGCTGATGGACATCCGGATGCCGCGGATGGACGGGGTGGAGGCCACCCGCCGGCTGACCGCCGAGACGCCGCCGTCCCCCGCCCGGGTGCTGGTGCTGACCACCTTCGACCTGGACGAGTACGTGGTGGAGGCGATCCGGGCCGGCGCGGCCGGCTTCATGCTGAAGGACGCGCCGGCGGAGGAGCTGGTGCAGGCCATCCGGGTGGTCGCCGACGGCGATGCCATGCTGGCGCCGAGCGTCACCCGGCGGCTGCTGGACAAGTTCGCCGGCCACCTGCCGTCCGGCGCGGAGGAGACGCCGCCCGCGGAGCTGTCCTCGCTGACCGAGCGGGAGCTGGAGGTGCTCAAGCTGGTCGCCAAGGGCCTGTCGAACGCGGAGATCGCCCGCGAGCTCTTCGTGAGCGAGACGACGGTGAAGACCCACGTGGGCCACGTGTTGACCAAGCTCGGCCTGCGCGACCGGGTGCAGGCGGCCGTCTTCGCCTACGAGTCCGGGCTGGTGCGCCCCGGCGGGCACTGA
- a CDS encoding RecB family exonuclease — translation MDATQTAENSGRDRAGAEPGEGGARPEPTGPEPTGPAPAAAVPAQAAAVQEALPLDGLPEQAELDRARRPTGLSPSRASDFMTCPLMYRFRVIDRLPEEPSSAATRGTLVHAVLERIFDAPIGSRTVERARSLLRPRWDALLAERPELAGLFPRGMDGAEFVEWLASAEKLVERWFELEDPNRLEPAEREVRVQATLPSGLALRGYIDRIDVAPGSGDLRVVDYKTGKAPRPGFEAQALFQMKFYALVLWRLRGRVPRRLQLVYLGSGDVLTHDPHEGELLAVERKLQALWEAITEATASGRFEATPNKLCGWCGFQANCPEFGGSPPPFPLPVRKNAPGPVPVTLTTAGAARQGGAGTAADHGGTRPDGGRS, via the coding sequence ATGGACGCGACCCAGACGGCGGAGAACAGCGGGAGGGACCGGGCCGGCGCGGAGCCCGGGGAGGGCGGGGCCCGGCCGGAGCCGACTGGGCCGGAGCCGACTGGGCCGGCGCCGGCCGCGGCGGTTCCGGCGCAGGCCGCGGCGGTGCAGGAGGCGCTGCCGCTGGACGGGCTGCCCGAGCAGGCCGAGCTGGACCGGGCGCGGCGGCCCACAGGGCTGTCCCCCTCGCGGGCGTCCGACTTCATGACGTGTCCGCTGATGTACCGGTTCCGGGTGATCGACCGGCTGCCGGAGGAGCCGAGTTCGGCGGCCACCCGGGGCACCCTGGTGCACGCGGTGCTGGAGCGGATCTTCGACGCGCCGATCGGGAGCCGGACGGTGGAGCGGGCCCGGTCCCTGCTGCGGCCCCGCTGGGACGCCCTGCTGGCCGAGCGCCCGGAGCTCGCGGGTCTGTTCCCGCGGGGCATGGACGGCGCGGAGTTCGTGGAGTGGCTGGCCTCGGCCGAGAAGCTGGTGGAGCGCTGGTTCGAGCTGGAGGATCCGAACCGGCTGGAGCCGGCCGAGCGGGAGGTGCGGGTGCAGGCCACGCTGCCCTCCGGCCTGGCGCTGCGCGGCTACATCGACCGGATCGACGTGGCGCCGGGCTCCGGTGACCTGCGCGTCGTGGACTACAAGACCGGCAAGGCGCCGCGGCCGGGGTTCGAGGCGCAGGCGCTGTTCCAGATGAAGTTCTACGCCCTGGTGCTGTGGCGGCTGCGGGGTCGCGTTCCGCGCCGGCTGCAGCTGGTCTACCTGGGCAGCGGGGACGTCCTCACCCACGACCCGCACGAGGGCGAACTGCTCGCGGTGGAGCGCAAGCTGCAGGCGCTGTGGGAGGCGATCACCGAGGCCACCGCCAGCGGGCGGTTCGAGGCGACGCCCAACAAGCTGTGCGGCTGGTGCGGTTTCCAGGCGAACTGCCCGGAGTTCGGCGGCAGCCCGCCCCCGTTCCCGCTGCCGGTGCGGAAGAATGCTCCCGGGCCGGTGCCGGTCACCCTCACCACCGCGGGCGCGGCACGGCAGGGGGGCGCGGGCACGGCCGCGGACCACGGGGGAACCAGACCTGACGGAGGACGATCATGA
- a CDS encoding site-2 protease family protein, with the protein MTEASGGDSRPNGRPDKPGRGTPPGASGDPTRPFGAILLGRPFRVPVYVAPSWFLVALLIAYVFGGQIEQAMPELGALSYLIGAFFAVAFYASVLVHELAHTVVALRYGLPVRRIRLQFLGGASEIEREADAPGREFLLSGAGPALSVVLTGLFWLAAQAVTAGTVPYALLTALMAANLIVSVFNLLPGLPLDGGRMLAAVVWWITGNRMTGTVAAAWIGRLLAVAVVVAVPAIGSATGAARESDLFTVDVLIAVILGVVLWSGSDGALRRARLRENLPRLTARALTRRAEPVATDLPLAEALRRAEQARAGALVVVDADGAPTALVSEAAIGEVPEHRRPWVAVGTLAQPLEPAMRVPAELAGEELLAALRARPSSEYLVVEPGGGFYGVLSVLDVNRAFRAAMARPRR; encoded by the coding sequence GTGACCGAGGCCAGCGGAGGCGACTCGCGACCGAACGGGCGTCCCGACAAGCCGGGCCGTGGCACCCCTCCGGGCGCGTCCGGCGACCCCACCCGGCCCTTCGGTGCCATCCTGCTCGGCCGCCCCTTCCGGGTGCCGGTCTACGTCGCCCCCTCCTGGTTCCTGGTGGCCCTGCTGATCGCCTACGTCTTCGGCGGGCAGATCGAGCAGGCCATGCCCGAACTCGGTGCCCTGAGCTACCTCATCGGGGCCTTCTTCGCCGTCGCCTTCTACGCCTCCGTGCTGGTCCACGAGCTGGCGCACACCGTGGTCGCCCTGCGCTACGGCCTGCCCGTGCGCCGCATCCGGCTGCAGTTCCTCGGCGGGGCCTCCGAGATCGAGCGGGAGGCCGACGCCCCGGGCCGGGAGTTCCTGCTCTCCGGAGCCGGGCCCGCCCTCTCCGTGGTGCTCACCGGCCTGTTCTGGCTCGCCGCCCAGGCCGTCACCGCCGGAACCGTTCCCTACGCCCTGCTCACCGCGCTGATGGCGGCCAACCTGATCGTCAGCGTCTTCAACCTGCTGCCCGGGCTGCCGCTGGACGGCGGCCGGATGCTGGCCGCCGTGGTGTGGTGGATCACCGGCAACCGGATGACCGGCACCGTCGCCGCCGCCTGGATCGGCCGCCTGCTGGCCGTCGCGGTGGTCGTCGCCGTCCCCGCCATCGGCTCGGCGACCGGCGCGGCCCGCGAGTCCGACCTGTTCACCGTCGACGTGCTGATCGCGGTGATCCTCGGCGTCGTGCTGTGGAGCGGCTCCGACGGCGCCCTGCGGCGGGCCCGGCTGCGGGAGAACCTGCCCCGGCTCACCGCCCGCGCGCTCACCCGGCGGGCCGAGCCCGTCGCCACCGACCTGCCGCTCGCCGAGGCGCTGCGCCGGGCCGAGCAGGCGCGGGCCGGCGCCCTGGTCGTGGTCGACGCCGACGGCGCCCCGACCGCCCTGGTCAGCGAGGCCGCCATCGGCGAGGTGCCCGAACACCGCCGGCCCTGGGTGGCCGTCGGCACGCTGGCGCAGCCGCTGGAACCGGCCATGCGGGTGCCGGCCGAGCTCGCCGGCGAGGAACTGCTCGCCGCCCTGCGCGCCCGCCCGTCCAGCGAGTACCTGGTGGTCGAGCCCGGTGGCGGCTTCTACGGGGTACTCTCCGTCCTCGACGTCAACCGCGCCTTCCGCGCGGCCATGGCCCGGCCCCGCCGCTGA
- a CDS encoding tRNA (adenine-N1)-methyltransferase, which yields MSEPTGAARRRGPFQVGDQVQLTDPKGRHHTFTLEAGKSFHTHKGSFPHDELIGAPEGSVVRTTGNTDYLALRPLLPDYVLSMPRGAAVIYPKDAGQIISMADIFPGARVVEAGVGSGALSTYLLRAVGDSGSLSSYERRADFAAIAQRNVERYFGGPHPAWKLTVGDLQDTISETEVDRVILDMLAPWECLDAVSKALVPGGLVCAYVATTTQMARTVEALREHGTFTEPSAWETMVRTWHVEGLAVRPDHRMIGHTGFLLTARRLADGVTPPMRRRRPAKGAYGEDYESSAGGGR from the coding sequence ATGTCCGAACCGACCGGTGCCGCCCGCCGTCGCGGGCCCTTCCAGGTCGGGGACCAGGTCCAGCTCACCGACCCCAAGGGCCGCCACCACACCTTCACGCTCGAAGCCGGGAAGTCCTTCCACACCCACAAGGGCTCCTTCCCGCACGACGAGCTGATCGGCGCCCCCGAGGGGTCCGTGGTGCGTACCACCGGGAACACCGACTACCTCGCGCTGCGCCCCCTGCTCCCCGACTACGTCCTGTCCATGCCCCGCGGTGCCGCGGTGATCTACCCCAAGGACGCGGGTCAGATCATCTCGATGGCCGACATCTTCCCCGGCGCGAGGGTGGTGGAGGCCGGAGTCGGCTCCGGCGCCCTGAGCACCTACCTGCTGCGGGCCGTGGGGGACAGCGGTTCGCTCTCCTCCTACGAGCGGCGGGCCGACTTCGCCGCGATCGCCCAGCGCAACGTCGAACGCTACTTCGGCGGCCCGCACCCGGCCTGGAAGCTCACCGTGGGTGACCTCCAGGACACCATCTCGGAGACCGAGGTCGACCGGGTCATCCTGGACATGCTCGCCCCCTGGGAGTGCCTGGACGCCGTCTCCAAGGCGCTCGTCCCGGGCGGCCTGGTGTGCGCCTACGTGGCCACCACCACCCAGATGGCCCGCACCGTCGAGGCGCTGCGCGAGCACGGCACCTTCACCGAGCCGTCGGCCTGGGAGACCATGGTGCGGACCTGGCACGTCGAGGGCCTCGCGGTCCGTCCCGACCACCGGATGATCGGGCACACCGGCTTCCTGCTCACCGCCCGCCGGCTCGCCGACGGGGTGACCCCGCCGATGCGCCGCCGCCGGCCGGCCAAGGGCGCCTACGGCGAGGACTACGAGTCCTCGGCCGGTGGCGGCCGCTGA
- the arc gene encoding proteasome ATPase: MAAHDDYTNPGGRTARGSEDPVARVSDLEQELAVLRRKLADSPRHTRLLEDHIAELQTNLASVTAQNERLASTLREARDQIVALKEEVDRLAQPPAGFGVFLQANEDDTADIFTGGRKLRVNVSPGVDLTELRRGQEVMLNEALNVVEAMEFERIGEIVTLKEILEDGERALVLGHTDEERVVRLAEPLLDTTLRSGDALLLEPRSGYVYERVPKSEVEELVLEEVPDIDYTQIGGLGNQIELIRDAVELPYLHPDLFKEHQLRPPKGVLLYGPPGCGKTLIAKAVANSLAKKVAEVTGRPQGKSYFLNIKGPELLNKYVGETERHIRLVFQRAREKASEGTPVIVFFDEMDSLFRTRGSGVSSDVENTIVPQLLSEIDGVEGLENVIVIGASNREDMIDPAILRPGRLDVKIKIERPDAEAAKDIFSKYLTKDLPLHPDDLAVHGGSREATVEGMIQSVVERMYAESEENRFLEVTYANGDKEVLFFKDFNSGAMIQNIVDRAKKSAIKAFLDQGQKGLRVSHLLAACQDEFKENEDLPNTTNPDDWARISGKKGERIVFIRTLVTGKQGAESGRSIDTVANTGQYL; this comes from the coding sequence GTGGCAGCCCACGACGACTACACGAACCCTGGCGGCAGGACTGCTCGGGGCTCCGAGGACCCGGTGGCCCGGGTCTCGGACCTGGAGCAGGAACTCGCCGTCCTACGCCGCAAGCTGGCCGACTCGCCGCGTCACACGAGGCTTCTCGAAGATCACATCGCCGAGTTGCAGACGAACCTGGCGTCGGTCACCGCACAGAACGAACGGCTGGCGAGCACCCTGCGGGAGGCCCGCGACCAGATCGTGGCACTGAAGGAGGAGGTCGACCGGCTGGCCCAGCCGCCCGCCGGATTCGGCGTCTTCCTCCAGGCCAACGAGGACGACACCGCCGACATCTTCACCGGCGGTCGTAAACTCCGGGTGAACGTCAGCCCAGGAGTCGACCTCACCGAACTGCGCCGCGGCCAGGAGGTGATGCTCAACGAGGCGCTCAACGTGGTCGAGGCCATGGAGTTCGAGCGGATCGGCGAGATCGTCACCCTCAAGGAGATCCTGGAGGACGGCGAGCGCGCGCTCGTGCTCGGGCACACCGACGAGGAGCGCGTCGTCCGGCTCGCGGAGCCGCTGCTGGACACCACGCTGCGCTCCGGCGACGCCCTGCTCCTGGAACCGCGCTCCGGATACGTCTACGAGCGGGTCCCCAAGAGCGAGGTCGAGGAGCTCGTCCTGGAGGAGGTCCCGGACATCGACTACACCCAGATCGGCGGCCTGGGCAACCAGATCGAGCTGATCCGGGACGCGGTCGAGCTCCCGTACCTCCACCCCGATCTCTTCAAGGAGCACCAGCTGCGCCCGCCGAAGGGCGTGCTGCTCTACGGCCCGCCCGGCTGCGGCAAGACGCTCATCGCCAAGGCGGTGGCGAACTCCCTGGCCAAGAAGGTCGCCGAGGTCACCGGACGGCCCCAGGGCAAGAGCTACTTCCTGAACATCAAGGGCCCCGAGCTGCTCAACAAGTACGTCGGCGAGACCGAACGGCACATCCGCCTGGTGTTCCAGCGGGCCCGTGAGAAGGCCAGCGAGGGCACCCCGGTCATCGTCTTCTTCGACGAGATGGACTCCCTCTTCCGCACCCGCGGCTCCGGGGTCAGCTCGGACGTGGAGAACACCATCGTCCCGCAGCTGCTCTCCGAGATCGACGGCGTGGAGGGGCTGGAGAACGTCATCGTCATCGGCGCCTCCAACCGCGAGGACATGATCGACCCGGCGATCCTGCGGCCCGGCCGCCTGGACGTCAAGATCAAGATCGAGCGGCCGGACGCCGAGGCGGCCAAGGACATCTTCTCCAAGTACCTCACCAAGGACCTCCCGCTGCACCCGGACGACCTCGCGGTGCACGGCGGCTCCCGCGAGGCGACCGTGGAGGGCATGATCCAGTCCGTGGTGGAGCGGATGTACGCCGAGAGCGAGGAGAACCGCTTCCTGGAGGTCACCTACGCCAACGGCGACAAGGAGGTCCTGTTCTTCAAGGACTTCAACTCCGGCGCCATGATCCAGAACATCGTCGACCGGGCCAAGAAGAGCGCCATCAAGGCGTTCCTCGACCAGGGGCAGAAGGGTCTGCGGGTCTCCCACCTGCTGGCCGCCTGCCAGGACGAGTTCAAGGAGAACGAGGACCTGCCCAACACCACCAACCCGGACGACTGGGCGCGCATCTCCGGCAAGAAGGGCGAGCGGATCGTGTTCATCCGCACGCTGGTCACCGGGAAGCAGGGCGCCGAGTCCGGCCGGTCGATCGACACGGTCGCCAACACCGGCCAGTACCTGTAG